The following is a genomic window from Verrucosispora sp. WMMD573.
GATGCCATCGACGCGGCGTTGACGGCCGCGGTGGCTCCCGGCGGGATGCCGGCGGGGGACGGGTGGGCGCTGACGGCGAGCCTCCGCAGCGCGAAGCACGCCCTGGCGGGGCATCCGGCGGTGACGGTGCCCGTGCCGTCGGGATCGGCGGTGGTGCTGAATCATCTGGTGGTGGAGCAGGCCGCCCGTCCGGCACTGATGCGGGCGGCGGGGCTGGTGCGGGAGGCGGTCGACGCCGCTGAGGTGGACCCGGCCACTGTCGCCGGGCTGTGGTGTGTGGGCGGTACGGCGCAGATGCCGCTGGTGGCCGATGTCATGGCGGCCGAGACCGGGCTGCGGCCGATGTTGGTGCCGGATCCGCTGCTCGCGGCGGCCCGTGGCGCGGCCGACGCCGGCGGCCTGGCCACCGACCAGAGCACGCCGGTGGTGGGAGAGCCGCTGCCGACGTTGTGGCGGGCGGTCGCGATCGCGGTGCCCGGGTTCGCGTCGCTGGCGCTGGTGTCTCACGCGCTGCTCACCGCGGAATGGCACTCGGGGCTGGTGAGGCCGTGGGCGTTCCTGAACTGGGGTGAGGTGGCGATGGCGTCGGTGTTCGCCGTGATCGCCTGCCTGGCCGCCGGCACCGTCCTCGGTTCGACGCTGGCGACGCGTACCGACAGTGGGGTGCCGCTGTCCCCGGCCGCGCAGGTCGCCACCGGCATCCTCACCTCGGCGTGGCTCGGTGTGGCCGTCGTCGGCATGTACGCGGTGGTGGGGTCCCAGTACATCGGCACCGAACTGGGGGCGTTCCTGCGCTGGACTTTGGTCCCGGTCGCGCCGATCCTGCTGGTCGCGATGGTGCTGGCGCTGATCGCGTTCCGCCAGTGGCGTACCCCGCGCGGCGGCTGGTCGGAGTTCCTCGCGTTTCCCGTCTCGTCGACGTTGACGGCCACGGTGGGGATGATGCTGGTTCAGTGGTCGCTGCCCGCGACCTATGCACCCGGCATGGAGGTGTGGCTGGGGCTCGGGAGTCGTCT
Proteins encoded in this region:
- a CDS encoding Hsp70 family protein, translating into MRAGQARLAIDCGSATTTAVLAWPDGSWSPLLFDGEPALPSAVLVARDGSVVTGQRAWQAAAADPQRFIPHPRRPADEQVSVADVQVAPSDLVAATLRRVMDEVRAVADGPVEDVRLVVPAGWGPRRRTWLRHAAHRAGLPQPRLVEAPVAVASHVLAGGVQLPVGSVVVVCDLGGGAEVSVLRRSPVGFEVLSTLADSDAGGDAIDAALTAAVAPGGMPAGDGWALTASLRSAKHALAGHPAVTVPVPSGSAVVLNHLVVEQAARPALMRAAGLVREAVDAAEVDPATVAGLWCVGGTAQMPLVADVMAAETGLRPMLVPDPLLAAARGAADAGGLATDQSTPVVGEPLPTLWRAVAIAVPGFASLALVSHALLTAEWHSGLVRPWAFLNWGEVAMASVFAVIACLAAGTVLGSTLATRTDSGVPLSPAAQVATGILTSAWLGVAVVGMYAVVGSQYIGTELGAFLRWTLVPVAPILLVAMVLALIAFRQWRTPRGGWSEFLAFPVSSTLTATVGMMLVQWSLPATYAPGMEVWLGLGSRLGGLLIGVGVITALVSGWWLRLVMGVPFAILTATLVGRYNTGTVAGLYVVAVTVWWLARLWTRILYTAPTQPRRNLVPPGTPRS